Proteins from a genomic interval of Parafrankia discariae:
- a CDS encoding WD40 repeat domain-containing serine/threonine protein kinase, with protein sequence MAARRPEYSLGEELGSGGYGLVLMATHREMGSPSAIKGMPGTTAEARLLAGLDHPHVVRVYDSFKYSVQHSGGPGDLYLIVMEYLPGGTLQTRRNSLSPEQSCAVGLAAAAGLEHAHERGLLHRDVKPANILFAEDGTLKVCDFGLAKLFEGSPVRTSNVVGTEPYMAPEQFTRDGLTRATDVYALGVVLYQLLTRRLPFDPRGPKPMWRAHIEDEPPHMTGVHDRLAQVILRALEKNPADRHAHAAEFAMDLAQAATDIYQPGWAGKSRTGLPLNLTGLPEELIDIIRGPTGPHKAAVPHVSQVDQISRVTQRTRSLTENRSPVWPTGETRRPDPGVPASRAFGGPLRGHEESVHAVAFSSARPILASAGADQTIRLWNLTSPADPRIFGRPLPGHTGAVLSLAFSPEAEILASAGADSVIRLWDLTDPTAPVHVGKALRGHTGQVNSVAFSPDGRTLASGGKDETVRLWDVTNPATTRPIRAPLRGHTGRVLSVAFSRDGQTLASASADRTVRLWDLTDRAAPQLLGERLDGHVGWVYSVAFSPHQSILASSSINVSLRATSTVSLWDVASPAAPRFLSEPLRARRAAVNAVAFSPAGNILASAGCDQVVRLWDTTAPADPRPLGEPLRGHAGWVNSVAFSQYGDVLASAGEDGTVRLWPTRHHGAGPHTSFQGRSGDDRRS encoded by the coding sequence GTGGCGGCTAGGCGGCCCGAGTACAGCCTGGGCGAGGAGCTGGGCTCGGGCGGCTACGGGCTTGTCCTCATGGCCACCCATCGGGAAATGGGAAGCCCGAGTGCGATCAAGGGAATGCCCGGCACAACCGCCGAGGCGCGACTCCTGGCCGGACTTGATCACCCGCACGTGGTGCGAGTGTACGACTCCTTCAAGTATTCCGTCCAACATTCCGGCGGTCCCGGCGATCTTTATCTGATCGTGATGGAATACCTGCCCGGCGGCACCCTGCAGACGCGGCGGAACAGCCTCTCCCCCGAGCAGTCCTGCGCGGTCGGGCTCGCGGCCGCCGCCGGACTGGAACACGCCCACGAACGCGGCCTGCTGCACCGCGACGTCAAACCCGCCAATATCCTCTTCGCGGAGGATGGCACGTTGAAGGTCTGCGACTTCGGACTCGCGAAGCTGTTCGAGGGGTCGCCCGTCCGCACCAGCAATGTGGTCGGCACCGAACCGTACATGGCACCCGAGCAGTTCACCAGGGACGGCCTCACCCGGGCCACCGACGTCTACGCCCTCGGCGTTGTGCTCTATCAGCTCCTGACGCGCCGCCTCCCCTTCGACCCCAGGGGGCCCAAGCCGATGTGGCGTGCGCACATCGAGGACGAGCCCCCGCACATGACCGGTGTGCACGACCGACTGGCCCAGGTCATCCTGCGCGCCCTGGAGAAAAACCCGGCCGACCGCCACGCCCACGCCGCCGAGTTCGCCATGGACCTCGCCCAGGCCGCCACCGACATCTATCAGCCGGGCTGGGCCGGCAAGTCCCGCACCGGGCTGCCCCTGAACCTGACAGGCCTGCCGGAAGAGCTGATCGACATCATCCGCGGCCCGACCGGGCCGCACAAGGCGGCTGTCCCCCACGTCAGTCAGGTCGACCAGATCAGCCGGGTCACGCAACGCACCCGTTCACTCACGGAAAACCGGTCGCCGGTCTGGCCCACAGGTGAGACCAGACGACCGGATCCCGGCGTGCCCGCCTCGCGCGCCTTCGGCGGCCCTCTGCGCGGTCACGAGGAGTCCGTCCACGCGGTGGCGTTCTCCTCGGCGAGGCCCATCCTCGCCAGCGCCGGCGCCGACCAGACCATTCGGCTGTGGAATCTGACCAGCCCAGCCGATCCGCGGATCTTCGGCAGACCACTACCCGGCCACACCGGCGCTGTCCTCTCGTTGGCGTTCTCCCCGGAAGCGGAGATCCTCGCCAGCGCGGGCGCTGACAGCGTGATCCGACTGTGGGATCTGACCGACCCGACCGCCCCCGTCCACGTCGGCAAGGCACTGCGAGGACACACCGGCCAGGTGAACTCGGTGGCCTTCTCACCCGATGGACGCACGCTCGCCAGCGGCGGCAAGGACGAGACCGTCCGGCTGTGGGACGTGACCAACCCGGCCACCACGCGCCCGATCCGCGCGCCACTTCGCGGCCACACCGGCCGGGTGCTTTCAGTGGCCTTCTCCCGGGACGGGCAGACCCTCGCCAGCGCCAGCGCCGACCGGACGGTCCGGCTGTGGGATCTGACCGACCGCGCCGCCCCCCAGCTCCTCGGCGAACGGCTCGACGGCCACGTCGGCTGGGTTTATTCGGTGGCGTTCTCCCCGCATCAGAGCATCCTCGCCAGCTCCAGCATCAACGTCTCCCTGCGGGCGACGTCCACGGTGTCGTTGTGGGATGTGGCCAGCCCGGCGGCCCCCCGCTTTCTCAGCGAGCCGTTGCGGGCCAGACGTGCGGCGGTCAACGCGGTGGCCTTCTCGCCGGCCGGGAACATTCTCGCCAGCGCCGGGTGCGACCAGGTGGTGCGGCTGTGGGACACGACCGCACCGGCTGACCCCCGCCCCCTCGGCGAGCCGCTGCGCGGCCACGCCGGCTGGGTGAACTCGGTGGCCTTCTCCCAGTACGGCGACGTCCTCGCCAGCGCGGGCGAGGACGGCACGGTACGTCTATGGCCGACGCGACATCACGGGGCCGGTCCGCACACCTCGTTTCAGGGTCGCTCAGGTGATGACCGGCGAAGTTAG